A stretch of the Chanos chanos chromosome 1, fChaCha1.1, whole genome shotgun sequence genome encodes the following:
- the cep78 gene encoding centrosomal protein of 78 kDa — MLDSVQIRRRGALNFEGYYDHACATQGLAPLPSVKANLSRGMLDFNGDLVSLSDWTPILASLSINKHLQHIAIRSSYLSNLGSQGLYQSSIRKKIPAVHSKAMTLQLCKAMQKCLSLSACLKTLHLQGLPLRERDLIILTKGIAKSVSLESLSLAHCPIADEGLEVICQSVKYSSSIRTVDFSCCNITWRGAEHMTEIIKHQAVRRHSVAWAESLRYRKPEFEVMGGLRRITLNGNILIGDRGVTALAQELTEDLWVKAVDLQRCGISNEGAQVLLDMLKTNRTVCVLDIRRNPLVDNEMVKAVIKHVLMNTKSQDSQYLWIKPPANKDPPKHSSLRRGGTTGKGKSTFRIGSIRRSSTSGTTKRSRPGSVGYVPWRTAARASKQRGPPPGLTAQDHSFQNATSVRVTVETESESEEAESDSEIMQRIQGKICSSQHSHLQTQCNRLQVELEECRLRLAEERKARLEANSRLVELELENNRLRALNRSLSEVLQAPNQSSSVLEDDKVLDSIEASFQKFHAFLDLLKDAGLGQLASMAGIHQSDFGLVGRPQFSSTQRREVAGVTDSTQDKDEDVARGDGPSMPSGLQSGALFPGDPDFLKDSGEQSPPAKGLLLTTPPFSTSPAPPEDPEREMYSPPSRGASDSEGGGGGGGGGGGSGVSNGRAPGSDRSACSLSSRSKGSGSRWDDGSRSRSSHSVSSKAPSLSQNGGAFGISPTEELLNGSGLAWR, encoded by the exons ATGCTGGACTCAGTCCAAATAAGACGCCGAGGTGCGCTAAACTTCGAGGGTTACTATGACCACGCATGCGCGACGCAAGGCTTGGCCCCTCTCCCATCCGTGAAAGCGAACCTGAGTCGGGGGATGCTGGATTTCAACGGAGACCTTGTCTCGCTGTCGGACTGGACGCCCATACTAGCTTCCCTGTCCATCAACAAACATCTCCAACACATTGCAATCAGAAGCAGCTATCTATCAAATCTGGGATCACAGG gtCTTTATCAGTCATCCATCAGAAAGAAGATTCCAGCTGTACACTCCAAAGCCATGACATTGCAGCTGTGTAAGGCCATGCAgaagtgtctgtctttgtctgcctGCCTCAAAACGCTTCACCTACAGGGgcttcctctgagagagagggatctgaTCATTCTCAcaaag ggtATAGCAAAGAGCGTGTCTTTGGAAAGCCTGTCTCTGGCCCACTGTCCAATAGCTGATGAAGGGTTGGAAG TGATATGCCAGAGTGTGAAGTACTCGTCTTCCATCAGGACGGTTGATTTCTCGTGTTGTAATATCACCTGGCGTGGAGCGGAACACATGACCGAGATCATAAAG CACCAGGCCGTGAGGAGGCACAGCGTGGCGTGGGCGGAGTCTCTGCGGTACAGGAAACCAGAGTTTGAGGTGATGGGTGGACTCCGCAGAATCACGCTGAACGGGAACATTCTGATCGGAGACCGCGGGGTGACCGCCCTTGCCCAGGAACTAACCGAGGACCTCTGGGTGAAAG CTGTGGATCTGCAGAGATGTGGCATTTCCAACGAGGGGGCACAAGTCCTACTGGACAtgctcaaaacaaacagaactgtgtgtgtactggacaTCAGGAGAAATCCTTTAGTGG ACAATGAGATGGTTAAAGCTGTCATCAAACATGTCCTCATGAACACTAAAAGCCAGGACTCACAG tACCTATGGATCAAGCCTCCGGCCAATAAGGACCCTCCAAAACACTCTAGCCTCAGAAGAGGCGGGACtacaggaaaaggaaaatcTACCTTCAGGATAGGTAGTATC AGAAGGTCGTCCACCAGCGGGACGACTAAGCGTTCCCGTCCCGGATCTGTTGGCTACGTTCCCTGGAGAACAGCCGCGCGAGCAAGCAAACAGAG GGGTCCCCCGCCGGGCCTGACAGCACAAGATCATAGTTTTCAG AACGCGACGTCAGTCAGGGTTACCGTGGAGACGGAGTCGGAGTCCGAGGAGGCAGAGAGTGACTCAGAGATTATGCAGAGAATCCAGGGGAAGATATGCAGCAGCCAGCACAGCCACCTACAAACACAGTGCAATCGCCTCCAG gtggagCTGGAGGAGTGTAGACTCCGGCTGGCGGAGGAGAGGAAAGCCAGACTGGAGGCAAACTCGCGTCTGGTAGAG CTGGAGCTGGAAAACAATCGCCTGCGTGCGTTGAATCGCTCCTTGTCGGAGGTGCTACAGGCTCCAAACCAGAGCTCCTCAGTCTTAGAAGACGACAAAGTGCTGGACAGCATTGAAGCGTCCTTCCAAAAGTTTCACGCCTTCCTGGACCTCCTGAAGGATGCTGG GCTGGGCCAGTTGGCTTCCATGGCCGGAATCCACCAGTCAGATTTTGGGCTGGTGGGACGACCGCAGTTCTCTTCAACGCAGAGGAGGGAAGTCGCGGGGGTGACTGACAGCACTCAGGACAAGGACGAGGATGTGGCG AGAGGAGACGGTCCTTCTATGCCCTCAGGGCTTCAGTCCGGTGCCTTATTCCCTGGAGATCCAGACTTCCTGAAGGACTCGGGGGAGCAAAGTCCCCCGGCCAAGGGGCTTCTCCTCACCACCCCTCCTTTCTCCACCTCCCCTGCTCCTCCAGaggacccagagagagagatgtactcTCCTCCCTCCAGAGGGGCATCAGAttcagagggaggaggaggaggaggaggaggaggaggtggcagTGGAGTCTCCAACGGGAGAGCCCCTGGGTCGGACAGGTCGGCGTGTAGCCTCAGTTCCCGCAGTAAGGGCTCCGGCTCTCGTTGGGACGACGGCTCACGCAGCAGAAGCTCTCACAGCGTCAGCTCCAAGGCGCCCAGCCTGAGTCAGAACGGGGGAGCGTTTGGGATCAGCCccacagaggagctgttgaatggCTCTGGACTGGCTTGGCGATAG
- the golm1 gene encoding Golgi membrane protein 1, whose amino-acid sequence MGALGNGRRGGRSPPLLLGALIACILLLGFNYWVTSSRNEELQVKVLELETRARRVVAEKEAAEQAVQERQSEVEAQIQRQNEQVARMESSYKKQQESAQEAWEEEKAKLQLNISSSAKAVQDMKNELKTLLEDLGKAQRELQSCQGNLESMTKKFTFDLTQCNTQILAQRESCAEKVATAKQEAEKKYQKLPPSVPNQSQKDTLTQNAVSPKEAEPRKVAQNESVKVQTEVQNTEPEPKADNKTSTDIELETNKIVEGKAEAEAPEPVKDADGANPAAPPSSKPVTEKVKPVEVKIPSDQPSSRAEADAKTGEVDVKEKIRQDPMDDDMVIGEEKQEDYDADAQEMEEEEKDEQFIDKEKERAEQDLRQELADYNGDEENEPEFEADKQAQLSQM is encoded by the exons ATGGGGGCACTGGGGAACGGACGTCGTGGAGGGCGGTCCCCACCACTGCTGCTCGGTGCATTAATTGCCTGCATTCTCTTACTGGGCTTCAACTACTGGGTTACCAGCTCACGAAACGAAGAATTGCAG GTGAAAGTTCTGGAGCTGGAGACGAGGGCTCGTCGCGTGGTGGCGGAGAAGGAGGCGGCGGAGCAGGCGGTGCAGGAGCGACAGAGCGAGGTGGAGGCGCAGATACAGCGGCAGAACGAACAGGTGGCGCGCATGGAAAGCTCTTACAAGAAACAACAGGAGAGCGCGCAGGAGGCCTGGGAAGAGGAGaag gcTAAACTGCAACTCAACATCTCCTCCAGTGCCAAAGCTGTACAAGATATGAAGA ATGAATTGAAGACATTGTTAGAAGACCTTGGTAAAGCTCAGAGAGAGCTGCAGTCGTGCCAGGGCAACTTGGAAAGCATGACCAAAAAGTTCACGTTTGACTT gactCAGTGTAACACCCAGATCCTGGCTCAGAGAGAATCATGTGCTGAAAAGGTGGCCACGGCTAAacaggaggcagagaaaaagtACCAGAAGTTACCTCCGTCAGTGCCTAACCAG tcacAGAAAGATACGTTGACGCAGAATGCGGTTTCCCCTAAAGAAGCTGAGCCCCGAAAGGTGGCTCAGAATGAGTCTGTTAAAGTCCAGACAGAGGTCCAGaacacagaaccagaaccaAAGGCAGACAACAAGACCTCCACTGACATTGAGCTGGAGACAAACAAAATCGTCGAGGGCAAAG CTGAGGCTGAAGCTCCGGAGCCTGTTAAAGATGCAGATGGTGCGAACCCGGCTGCTCCCCCCAGCTCCAAGCCCGTCACCGAGAAAGTCAAACCAGTGGAGGTGAAGATCCCGAGCGATCAGCCAAGCAGCAGAGCGGAGGCGGATGCCAAGACAGGAGAAGTGGATGTAAAAGAGAAGATTCGTCAAG acccGATGGATGACGACATGGTGATTggggaggagaaacaggaggaTTATGATGCTGATGCAcaggagatggaggaagaggaaaaagatgaACAGTTTATAGACAAAG AGAAAGAGCGTGCGGAGCAGGACCTGCGGCAGGAGCTGGCGGACTATAACGGCGACGAGGAAAACGAACCAGAGTTTGAGGCTGACAAACAGGCTCAGCTCTCTCAGATGTGA